A window from Trinickia violacea encodes these proteins:
- a CDS encoding ATP-binding protein — translation MNTSNDGRAMNAERHAERANHAGAAFGSRPAFPFAALVGQQPLQQALLLAAIDPGIGGVLVSGPRGTAKSTAARALAELLPDGRLVTLPLGASEDRLIGTLDIEAALRDGSVKFSPGLLAHAHRGVLYVDEINLLPDALVDAMLDAAASGVNTVERDGVSHSHDARFVLIGTMNPEEGELRPQLIDRFGLAVELENCFEPNVRQQIVKARLAFDTDPHAFRAQYATQQATCAERIRAARDALPLLTFDDAVHARVSALCIAAAVDGLRADLVMLRAARALAALEHSDAVTTGHVERVAEAVLWHRRREHDESQANSPAQPTQSHAHASNNTSNPAQAPEPDSPDGDWGYLPPEPTGLMKVKGVIPLPAHPAKKR, via the coding sequence ATGAACACATCGAATGACGGGCGCGCAATGAATGCGGAGCGGCACGCCGAGCGCGCGAACCACGCAGGCGCGGCATTCGGATCGCGTCCCGCGTTCCCCTTTGCCGCGCTCGTCGGCCAGCAGCCGTTGCAGCAAGCACTGCTGCTCGCGGCGATCGACCCGGGCATCGGCGGCGTGCTCGTCAGCGGGCCGCGCGGCACCGCGAAATCGACGGCGGCGCGTGCACTGGCGGAGCTGCTGCCCGACGGGCGGCTCGTGACCCTGCCGCTCGGCGCGAGCGAAGACCGCTTGATCGGCACGCTCGATATCGAAGCGGCGCTGCGCGACGGCTCCGTGAAATTCTCGCCGGGCCTGCTCGCGCACGCGCATCGCGGCGTGCTCTACGTCGATGAAATCAACTTGCTGCCCGACGCGCTCGTCGATGCGATGCTCGATGCGGCGGCGAGCGGCGTGAACACCGTCGAGCGCGATGGCGTCTCGCACAGTCACGACGCGCGCTTCGTGCTGATCGGCACGATGAATCCGGAAGAGGGCGAGTTGCGTCCGCAACTGATCGATCGCTTCGGTCTGGCCGTCGAGCTGGAGAATTGTTTCGAGCCGAACGTGCGGCAGCAGATCGTCAAGGCGCGTCTCGCGTTCGATACCGATCCGCACGCGTTTCGCGCGCAATACGCGACGCAGCAGGCCACCTGCGCCGAGCGCATTCGTGCTGCGCGCGATGCGCTGCCGCTTCTGACGTTCGACGATGCCGTGCACGCGCGCGTGAGCGCGCTGTGCATCGCGGCGGCCGTCGATGGCTTGCGTGCCGACCTCGTGATGCTGCGCGCGGCACGCGCGCTCGCCGCGCTCGAACACAGCGATGCGGTGACGACCGGGCATGTGGAGCGTGTTGCCGAAGCGGTGCTGTGGCATCGACGGCGCGAGCACGATGAATCGCAGGCGAATTCACCGGCACAACCGACGCAATCCCACGCCCACGCGTCGAACAACACGTCGAACCCCGCGCAAGCACCGGAGCCCGATTCGCCCGACGGCGACTGGGGCTACCTGCCGCCCGAGCCAACGGGGCTCATGAAAGTCAAAGGCGTCATCCCGCTGCCCGCTCATCCAGCAAAAAAACGCTGA
- a CDS encoding vWA domain-containing protein: MTGGGNVARGGVPGSRIAWPQTLAAKRAERLRAEHLRFAREASRESVLHCFVLDCSGSMLTGQRLALAKGMLLSMFEHAATTRAEAALVCFGGARADVRFGPLVPRWWNERWLAPVGGGGGTPLALGVRRAAQLLEQTKRRKPTQARWLWVLSDGRSRDWPARPDAADQIVVVDFETGALRLNRCERLANEWGARLCRPEDLIGR; the protein is encoded by the coding sequence CTGACGGGCGGAGGCAACGTTGCACGCGGCGGTGTACCTGGCTCACGCATCGCGTGGCCGCAAACGCTCGCCGCCAAGCGCGCCGAACGCTTGCGCGCCGAGCATCTGCGTTTCGCGCGCGAAGCGTCGCGAGAAAGCGTGCTGCACTGCTTCGTGCTCGATTGTTCCGGCTCGATGCTGACGGGCCAGCGGCTCGCGCTCGCAAAAGGCATGCTGCTCTCGATGTTCGAACACGCCGCGACGACGCGTGCCGAAGCGGCGCTCGTATGCTTCGGCGGCGCGCGCGCCGACGTGCGCTTCGGGCCGCTCGTGCCGCGCTGGTGGAACGAGCGCTGGCTCGCGCCGGTGGGCGGCGGGGGCGGCACGCCGCTCGCGCTGGGCGTGCGGCGCGCGGCGCAATTGCTCGAACAGACGAAGCGGCGCAAGCCCACGCAGGCGCGCTGGCTATGGGTACTGTCGGACGGCCGCAGCCGTGATTGGCCGGCGCGCCCCGATGCGGCCGATCAGATCGTCGTCGTGGACTTCGAGACCGGCGCGCTCAGGCTCAACCGATGCGAACGCCTTGCGAACGAGTGGGGCGCGAGGTTGTGCCGCCCCGAGGATTTGATTGGCCGTTGA
- a CDS encoding amino acid ABC transporter ATP-binding protein, with protein sequence MISISNVSKWYGHFQVLADCTTGVKKGEVVVVCGPSGSGKSTLIKTVNGLEPFQQGAITINGESVGDKKTNLSKLRSKVGMVFQHFELFPHMSITDNLTLAQIKVLGRAKDEAADKALSLLNRVGLRAHAGKYPGQLSGGQQQRVAIARALSMDPVAMLFDEPTSALDPEMINEVLDVMVELAQEGMTMMCVTHEMGFAKKVAHRVIFMDQGRIVEDDSKEAFFANPRSERARDFLGKILH encoded by the coding sequence ATGATTTCCATCAGCAACGTATCGAAGTGGTACGGCCACTTTCAAGTTCTGGCCGACTGCACCACCGGCGTCAAGAAGGGCGAGGTGGTTGTCGTCTGCGGCCCCTCCGGTTCCGGGAAGTCGACGCTCATCAAGACGGTCAACGGGCTCGAGCCGTTCCAGCAGGGCGCGATCACCATCAACGGCGAGTCGGTGGGCGACAAGAAAACGAACCTGTCCAAGCTGCGCTCGAAAGTCGGGATGGTGTTTCAGCACTTCGAGCTGTTCCCGCACATGTCCATCACCGACAATCTGACCCTCGCCCAAATCAAGGTGCTGGGCCGCGCCAAGGACGAAGCGGCGGACAAAGCGCTGAGCCTGCTCAATCGCGTCGGGCTTCGCGCGCACGCCGGGAAGTATCCGGGACAGTTATCGGGCGGCCAGCAGCAGCGCGTGGCGATTGCTCGCGCGCTATCGATGGACCCGGTCGCCATGCTGTTCGACGAGCCGACGTCGGCGCTCGATCCCGAGATGATCAACGAAGTGCTCGACGTGATGGTCGAATTGGCCCAAGAAGGGATGACGATGATGTGCGTCACCCACGAAATGGGGTTCGCCAAGAAGGTCGCCCATCGCGTGATCTTCATGGATCAGGGGCGCATCGTCGAGGATGACAGCAAGGAGGCGTTCTTCGCCAATCCGCGCTCCGAGCGGGCCAGAGATTTTCTGGGGAAGATTCTGCATTGA
- a CDS encoding amino acid ABC transporter permease: MIEFTLWDIARNLLLAARWTLLLSLIAFLGGGVMGLVLLAMRVSPLAWLRRTVMLYVELFQGTPLLMQLFLGFFGLPLLGVEVSPWTAATVTLTLYTSAYLADIWRGCVEAVPRGQWAAAASLGMTWTQQLRYVVWPQAWKIAVPPTVGFLVQVVKSTALTSIIGLTELTKTGTMITNAVFRPFPIYAMVALLYFAMCFPLTWYARALERRYRLGRHR, encoded by the coding sequence ATGATCGAGTTCACGCTTTGGGACATCGCGCGCAATCTGCTGCTCGCCGCGCGGTGGACTTTGCTGCTGTCGCTGATTGCGTTCCTCGGAGGCGGCGTCATGGGCCTCGTGCTGCTCGCGATGCGAGTATCGCCGCTCGCGTGGCTGCGGCGGACCGTGATGCTGTACGTCGAGTTGTTCCAGGGCACGCCGCTTTTGATGCAGCTCTTCCTCGGTTTCTTCGGCTTGCCGCTGCTCGGCGTCGAAGTATCGCCCTGGACGGCGGCGACGGTCACGCTCACGCTGTACACCAGCGCGTATCTCGCCGACATCTGGCGCGGCTGCGTCGAGGCCGTGCCGCGTGGCCAATGGGCGGCGGCGGCGAGCCTCGGCATGACCTGGACACAGCAGCTGCGCTATGTCGTCTGGCCGCAAGCGTGGAAGATCGCCGTCCCGCCGACGGTGGGCTTTCTCGTGCAAGTGGTGAAGAGCACTGCGCTGACGTCGATCATCGGTCTAACCGAATTGACCAAGACCGGCACGATGATCACGAACGCCGTGTTTCGCCCGTTCCCGATCTACGCCATGGTCGCGCTGCTGTACTTCGCAATGTGTTTTCCGCTGACGTGGTATGCGCGCGCGCTCGAGCGCCGGTATCGGCTTGGGCGGCATCGCTAA
- a CDS encoding amino acid ABC transporter permease: protein MTYTFDFSGFGLYAGMLARGVEVTLGLTAVSTVLGGIVGIVGACVAVAGPKWVRALVAAYVELIRNTPFLVQLFFVFFGLPSLGVHIDEMQAAVLAMTVNLGAYAVEIVRAGIDSIPRGQIQAALALGLPGRQVFRYVVLPQALANVFPALLGQVLIVMLGSAVVSQISVPDLTYAANFIQSRNFRSFESYLIITATYLLLSIVLRLLINWLGKGLFAGRAARGNSLAPRGRLRALFALRVRAAATEEPSR from the coding sequence ATGACCTATACGTTCGACTTCAGCGGCTTCGGTCTGTATGCGGGCATGCTCGCCCGCGGCGTCGAAGTGACGCTCGGGCTGACAGCGGTTTCGACGGTGCTAGGAGGCATCGTCGGTATCGTCGGCGCCTGCGTTGCCGTTGCGGGCCCGAAGTGGGTCCGCGCGCTGGTGGCGGCCTACGTCGAGCTGATCCGCAACACGCCGTTTCTCGTGCAGCTCTTCTTCGTGTTCTTCGGGCTGCCGAGCCTTGGCGTGCATATCGACGAGATGCAGGCGGCCGTCCTCGCGATGACCGTGAACCTCGGTGCTTACGCGGTCGAAATCGTCCGTGCGGGAATCGACTCGATTCCTCGCGGCCAGATTCAGGCGGCGCTGGCGCTCGGTCTGCCGGGGCGGCAGGTGTTTCGCTACGTCGTGCTGCCGCAGGCGCTCGCGAACGTGTTTCCGGCGTTGCTCGGGCAGGTGCTGATCGTGATGCTCGGCTCGGCCGTCGTATCGCAGATCTCCGTCCCCGACTTGACCTATGCCGCGAACTTCATCCAGTCGCGCAACTTCCGCTCGTTCGAAAGCTACTTGATCATCACCGCAACGTATTTGCTGCTTTCGATCGTGTTGCGGCTCTTGATCAACTGGCTCGGCAAGGGGCTCTTTGCGGGACGTGCAGCCCGCGGCAACAGCCTCGCGCCGCGAGGCAGGCTGCGCGCATTGTTTGCTCTCCGCGTTCGCGCGGCAGCGACCGAGGAGCCTTCACGATGA
- a CDS encoding transporter substrate-binding domain-containing protein — translation MSQSTQTTSAVQRLFAHAAFALALTSVAGLSAFAPAAHADALDGIAKSGVVRVGVFEDYPPFGSIGPDMKPQGYDIEVANLIGKALNAKVELVQVTGDNRMAYLADHKTDMLLSVGETPERAKVIDFSQPYAPYYLAVFGPKSLAVKNAGDLANKSVAVARGTLEDLSVSKIAPPSATIKRFDDPNGAISAFLSGQAQLLVVGNDVGATIMARHPANDPEQKFELFSSPDHVGLNKNEPRLMQKVNDAIANAKKDGTMNAISQKWLRTPLPADL, via the coding sequence ATGAGCCAATCCACGCAAACCACGAGCGCCGTGCAGCGCTTGTTTGCCCATGCCGCTTTCGCACTTGCCTTGACGAGCGTCGCCGGCTTGAGCGCCTTCGCACCGGCAGCCCATGCCGATGCGCTCGACGGGATCGCGAAGTCCGGCGTCGTGCGCGTCGGCGTCTTCGAAGACTATCCGCCCTTCGGCTCGATCGGCCCGGACATGAAACCGCAAGGCTACGACATCGAAGTCGCGAACCTGATCGGCAAGGCGCTCAACGCCAAAGTCGAGCTGGTACAGGTGACGGGCGACAACCGCATGGCTTACCTCGCCGATCACAAGACCGACATGCTGCTCTCCGTCGGAGAGACGCCAGAACGCGCGAAAGTGATCGACTTCTCGCAGCCCTATGCGCCGTACTATCTCGCGGTATTTGGGCCCAAGTCGCTGGCGGTCAAGAACGCCGGCGACCTTGCCAACAAGTCTGTCGCGGTCGCACGCGGCACGCTGGAGGACTTGAGCGTCAGCAAGATTGCGCCGCCCTCGGCGACGATCAAGCGCTTCGACGATCCCAATGGCGCGATCTCGGCGTTCCTGTCCGGTCAGGCGCAGTTGCTGGTGGTAGGAAACGATGTGGGCGCAACGATCATGGCCCGCCACCCGGCCAACGATCCGGAGCAGAAATTCGAGCTCTTCAGCTCGCCCGACCACGTGGGCCTGAACAAGAACGAGCCGCGCCTGATGCAGAAGGTCAATGACGCCATTGCGAACGCGAAGAAGGACGGCACGATGAACGCGATTTCGCAGAAATGGCTGCGCACGCCGTTGCCGGCCGATCTGTGA
- a CDS encoding flagellar brake protein, translating into MDTPGTSLNQEEVPVGAPLEWAIVDETGALLLDRGVALAGERDLAFLFAHFRPHRLTQEAAQAQSAPRGGDNEPDASQPPTLKDMHLTIGGLLGIRSRAGGSAMQPSRLIGFSPNQALFVTPPLAGGRPAPLMAGENVDVVAIASQAVFRFSCTVEALCSHPFDYVVLSSPGAIRRLRERKSIRVRTRLPVRYATNEAGDVYGGLALASGISASGMSLIAPRALGEVGERIKLAFQLRSDDLDAHIETTAVIRNVQNTPNADRMTTTHGLEFDPLEPAQQMALKSFVFDRQEDTEYWVGGSR; encoded by the coding sequence ATGGATACACCAGGAACGAGCTTGAACCAGGAAGAGGTGCCGGTCGGCGCGCCGCTCGAATGGGCGATCGTCGATGAAACCGGCGCGCTGCTGCTCGATCGCGGCGTTGCGCTTGCCGGCGAGCGCGATCTCGCGTTCTTGTTTGCGCATTTTCGTCCGCACCGGCTGACGCAAGAGGCGGCGCAAGCGCAATCCGCGCCCCGCGGCGGCGACAACGAGCCCGACGCCTCGCAGCCCCCGACGCTCAAGGACATGCACCTGACGATCGGCGGCCTGCTCGGCATCCGCTCGCGCGCAGGCGGCAGCGCCATGCAGCCGAGCCGGCTCATCGGCTTCTCGCCGAACCAAGCGCTCTTCGTCACGCCGCCGCTCGCGGGCGGCCGTCCGGCGCCGCTGATGGCAGGCGAGAACGTCGACGTCGTCGCCATCGCGAGCCAGGCGGTGTTCCGCTTCTCGTGCACGGTGGAAGCGCTGTGCAGCCATCCATTCGATTACGTGGTGCTGTCCTCGCCGGGCGCGATTCGCCGCCTGCGCGAGCGCAAGTCCATCCGCGTTCGCACGCGGCTGCCGGTGCGCTACGCGACCAACGAGGCAGGCGACGTCTACGGCGGCCTCGCGCTGGCCAGCGGAATCAGCGCATCCGGCATGTCGTTGATCGCCCCGCGCGCGCTCGGAGAGGTCGGCGAGCGCATCAAGCTGGCGTTCCAATTGCGCTCGGACGACCTCGACGCGCACATCGAAACGACGGCCGTCATCCGCAACGTGCAGAACACGCCGAATGCCGATCGGATGACCACGACGCATGGCCTCGAATTCGATCCGCTCGAACCGGCCCAGCAAATGGCGCTGAAGTCGTTTGTGTTCGATCGTCAGGAAGACACGGAATATTGGGTCGGCGGCTCGCGTTGA
- a CDS encoding LysR family transcriptional regulator translates to MDRLTAMETFVCVVESGSFSAAARLLNVGQPAVSKSIALLEERLAVRLLLRSTRGLTPTEAGLAFYERAKRAIEETDEAELAARGAGASLSGRLRVCAAVTFARLHIVPAMGRFLDQYPDLTLDIVLDDRNVDLLEEGVDVALRMGKLDDSGMTARKLSEARRLVVGTPAYFEKAGVPATPAELATHQAIVYGQRYGGTAWTFRRESSEVSVAVSGRMTVSAAEGVREAVLADLGVAVASEWMFADELKSGKVCAVLKDWALPPIELWAVFPAGRMVSAKARAFVGFVEETLMSASAAQSESAV, encoded by the coding sequence ATGGACCGTCTGACGGCGATGGAGACGTTCGTTTGCGTAGTGGAGTCGGGGTCTTTCTCGGCGGCGGCACGGTTGCTCAATGTAGGGCAGCCTGCCGTTTCGAAATCGATTGCGTTGCTGGAAGAGCGGCTCGCCGTTCGGCTGCTGCTGCGCTCCACGCGCGGCCTGACGCCCACCGAGGCGGGCCTCGCTTTCTACGAGCGCGCAAAGCGCGCGATCGAAGAAACGGACGAAGCCGAGCTCGCCGCGCGCGGCGCGGGCGCCAGTCTGTCGGGCCGGTTGCGCGTTTGCGCGGCCGTCACGTTCGCGAGACTGCACATCGTGCCCGCAATGGGCCGCTTTCTCGACCAGTACCCGGATCTCACGCTCGACATCGTGCTCGACGACCGCAATGTCGATTTGCTCGAAGAGGGCGTCGACGTCGCGCTGCGCATGGGCAAGCTCGATGATTCGGGCATGACCGCGCGCAAACTGAGCGAGGCGCGCCGGCTCGTCGTCGGGACCCCGGCGTACTTCGAAAAGGCCGGCGTGCCGGCTACGCCGGCGGAACTCGCGACGCACCAGGCCATCGTCTATGGCCAGCGCTACGGCGGCACGGCGTGGACGTTCCGGCGCGAAAGCTCGGAAGTGTCGGTCGCGGTATCGGGGCGCATGACGGTGAGCGCCGCCGAAGGCGTGCGCGAGGCGGTGCTGGCCGATCTCGGCGTCGCGGTGGCGTCCGAATGGATGTTTGCCGACGAGCTGAAGAGCGGCAAGGTCTGCGCCGTGCTCAAGGATTGGGCCCTGCCGCCGATCGAACTCTGGGCGGTGTTTCCGGCCGGCCGCATGGTTAGCGCAAAGGCGCGCGCCTTTGTCGGCTTCGTCGAAGAGACGCTGATGTCGGCAAGCGCGGCGCAATCCGAATCGGCCGTTTAG
- a CDS encoding superinfection immunity protein, which translates to MNATLHLFESIVLVGGLIVYLIPAMEADAREHDHALAITLVNVFLGWTIVGWFAALRAARNPSGEKRIARVALRVRHAAAHATVDKIVAHASNCAPFQRRSKEQGHAMPGRCM; encoded by the coding sequence ATGAATGCCACGCTGCATCTGTTTGAAAGCATCGTTTTGGTGGGCGGATTGATCGTGTATCTGATTCCGGCAATGGAAGCGGACGCGCGCGAACATGACCACGCGCTCGCGATCACGCTCGTCAACGTGTTTCTCGGCTGGACGATCGTCGGCTGGTTCGCGGCTTTGCGTGCAGCGCGCAACCCGTCGGGCGAAAAGCGGATCGCGCGCGTCGCGCTCCGCGTCCGCCACGCAGCCGCGCATGCCACCGTCGACAAGATCGTTGCGCACGCAAGCAACTGTGCACCGTTTCAGCGCCGTTCGAAGGAACAGGGTCACGCGATGCCGGGACGCTGCATGTGA